The following are encoded together in the Candidatus Methylomirabilota bacterium genome:
- a CDS encoding HEPN domain-containing protein has protein sequence MPTKEQHLHQAQHNEAFLAAFDLARSPFLDWAVTAAFYAALHYLRALMSKLNYTNISGYGDMDRAFDRLAILKRNPEIHDSYRQLKDDSRSARYDMWRPTGGDVVDLRDELAKIRDFVVPKL, from the coding sequence ATGCCGACGAAGGAGCAGCACCTTCATCAGGCGCAGCACAACGAAGCCTTCCTTGCAGCCTTCGATCTAGCTCGCTCTCCTTTTCTAGATTGGGCTGTAACAGCAGCCTTCTATGCGGCGTTGCACTATCTGCGGGCGCTGATGTCCAAACTGAACTACACGAACATCTCGGGCTACGGGGACATGGATAGGGCATTTGACCGCCTTGCAATCCTCAAGAGGAATCCCGAGATACACGACTCGTACCGGCAACTGAAAGACGACTCTCGATCGGCCCGTTACGACATGTGGCGTCCGACAGGCGGAGATGTTGTGGACCTTCGCGACGAATTGGCAAAGATAAGGGACTTCGTCGTTCCGAAGCTCTAG